One window of the Eriocheir sinensis breed Jianghai 21 chromosome 59, ASM2467909v1, whole genome shotgun sequence genome contains the following:
- the LOC126985243 gene encoding NADH dehydrogenase [ubiquinone] 1 beta subcomplex subunit 11, mitochondrial-like, protein MAALTRLGSLPLRLNQRLLKPLVVRTAGISTSKKNKDTVAVTDVITERTKSKTEASDTDAQQKNWVSWGFDQKNIVEDNTSMHITFFVGVTLCIVVTGFFWTYLPDYKNRHWAQREAFLELRRREALGLPAIDANLVAPENIELPSDEELAGVEIII, encoded by the exons ATGGCGGCTCTCACTCGGCTCGGTTCCCTTCCTTTACGGCTCAACCAGCGCCTCCTCAAGCCCTTGGTGGTGCGGACGGCGGGCATTTCCACCtccaagaagaacaaggacaccGTTGCCGTGACAGATGTGATCACAGAACGCACCAAGAGCAAGACAGAGGCCTCGGACACGGACGCACAGCAGAAG AACTGGGTGAGCTGGGGGTTCGATCAAAAGAACATTGTGGAGGATAACACCTCAATGCACATCACCTTCTTCGTCGGCGTCACCCTCTGCATCGTCGTCACCGGTTTCTTCTGGACCTACCTCCCTGACTACAA GAATCGCCACTGGGCCCAGCGTGAGGCCTTCCTTGAGCTGAGGCGACGGGAAGCACTCGGCCTGCCTGCCATTGATGCCAACCTGGTCGCCCCAGAGAATATCGAGCTTCCGTCCGATGAGGAGTTGGCCGGCGTCGAGATTATTATTTAG
- the LOC126985242 gene encoding 60S ribosomal protein L15, with product MGAYKYMQEIYRKKQSDVMRFLLRVRAWQYRHLNKLHRAPRPTRPEKARRLGYKAKQGFVIYRIRIRRGGRKRPVPKGATYGKPKSHGVNQLKPTRNLQSLAEERTGRRLGGLRVLNSYWVAQDSTYKYYEVILVDIRHNVVRKDGSLNWICKHTQKHREMRGKTSAGRKHRGLGRGFHFSQTKGGSRRARWLRHNSLSLRRKR from the exons ATGGGGGCCTACAAGTACATGCAGGAGATTTACCGGAAGAAGCAGAGTGATGTGATGCGCTTCCTGCTGAGGGTGCGGGCCTGGCAGTACCGCCACCTCAACAAGCTGCACCGTGCGCCGCGCCCGACCCGCCCGGAGAAGGCGCGCCGCCTCGGCTACAAGGCCAAGCAAG GCTTCGTCATCTACCGCATCCGTATCCGCCGCGGTGGCCGCAAACGCCCCGTGCCCAAGGGTGCCACCTACGGCAAGCCCAAGAGCCACGGCGTCAACCAGCTCAAGCCCACACGCAACCTTCAGTCCCTGGCTGAG GAGCGCACAGGTCGTCGCCTGGGTGGGCTGCGTGTGCTGAACAGCTACTGGGTAGCACAGGACTCCACCTACAAGTACTATGAGGTGATTCTGGTGGACATCCGACACAATGTGGTTCGCAAGGACGGCTCCCTCAACTGGATCTGCAAACACACGCAGAAGCACAGGGAGATGCGAGGCAAGACCTCGGCCGGCAGGAAGCACCGCGGGCTGGGCCGAGGCTTCCACTTCTCCCAGACCAAGGGAGGCTCGCGTCGCGCCCGCTGGCTGCGCCACAACTCGCTTTCCCTGCGCAGGAAGCGTTAA